DNA from Mycobacterium sp. SMC-8:
TCGACAGCGGTCGGGATTTCGACACCCAGGTGGTGGTCAAGACCAACGTCGCCGAGGTGTTGCGCAGGGAACTGCGCCGCCCTTCGTGGACGCGGGAAACCGTGGCACTGGGCACGAACACCGATCCGTACCAGCGCGCCGAGGGGCGCTATGCGCTGATGCCCGGGATCATCGGCGCGCTCGCCGAATCCGGGACGCCGTTGTCCATCCTCACCAAGGGCACGCTGTTGCGCCGCGACCTCCCGATGCTCGCCGACGTCGCGGGCTCTGTGGACGTCAGCGTCGCGGTGTCACTGGCGGTAGGTGATCCCGAGCTGCACAGCCAGGTCGAGCCCGGTACGCCGACTCCCGAGGCCCGCCTCGGTCTGATCTCGGCGATCCGGGCGGCGGGGCTGCGCTGCCACGTGATGGTGGCCCCCGTGCTGCCCGGGCTGACCGACTCGCGGGAGCACCTCGACGATCTCCTGCGCCGGATCGCCGCCGCGGGCGGCACCAGCGTGACGGTCTTCGGTCTGCACCTGCGGGGCAGCACCCGAGGCTGGTTCATGGACTGGTTGGCGCGCGCCCATCCCGGGTTGGTTGGGGAGTACCGGCGGCTGTACCGGCGCGGGGCGTACCTGCCCGCCGAGTACCGGGCGGAGCTGGCGCGCCGGTCCGCGCCGCTGATGGCCAAGCATGGACTGACCAATGGGTCGCGGATGAGCGCACCCGCCGCACCCGCCGCGGCGCCGGCCGCCGTCGCGCCGATTCAGCAGGCGCTGTTCTGAGGCGACGACTGACGCGCCGGCGCGGCGTCAGCTCTTGTTGCGCTTGACCTGATTGAACGGCAGGCCCTTGTCGGCGGCGAACTCACGGGGGAATCCGAGGATGCGCTCACCGATGACGTTGCGCGCCATCTCGGAGGAACCTCCGCCGAGCGATCCGGTTTGACGCGACAGGTAGCGCACCCCGACGTCGAGCAGCCCGGCCAGTTCCGGGGCATCCGCGGTGCCCTCGTCGACCACACCGGCCGTGCCTGTGATGGCGAGCGCGGTGTCGACCTCCAGCTCGGTGGTCTCGGCGTGGAACAGCCGGATCAGCGTGCCGGCGTTCGGCGGAAGCGAGCCGTCACCGATGCTGCGGAACACGTGGTCGATGAGCTGTTCTTTGACGATGCGGCGCACCAGGGCCCGGCCGGCGAGGTCCTGAACGCGGGGATCGTCACCCTGGCCGGTGGCCTCGGCCAACCCGACGTGGTCGGGCGGCATCTCGCTGGCGTTCTCCGCGGCGGTGCCGCTGGCGAACTCCGAGCCGCCGCCGACGGCGCGCCGCTCATGGTGCAGCTGGCGGGTCGCGACCTCCCAGCCCTTGTTCACCTCGCCCACCACGGCGTCGTCGCCGAGCTCGAGGCCGTCGAAGAACTCCTCGCAGAACTCCTCGTTACCGTTGACCTCCTTGATGCGGCGCATGGTGATGCCGGGTGCGTTCAGCGGCACCAGGAACATCGTCAGACCCTCGTGCTTGGGCACGGTCCAGTCGGTGCGAGCCAGTAGCAGCCCGTAGTCGGCGGCGAAGGCGCTGGTGCTCCAGGTTTTGGCGCCGTTGATGATCCACGAGTCGCCCTGCTTCTCGGCGCGGGTGATCACCCCGGCGAGGTCTGACCCGCCGCTGGGTTCGGACAGCAACTGGCACAGGATCTCGTCACCTCGAATCGCGGCCGAGATGCGGTCCCGCTTCTGGGCTTCGCTGCCCATGTCCAGAAGGGTCGCCGCGCAGATGGTGAACGTCGGCACGTTGAGGATCAGCGGCATCTCATAGCTGCGGCACTCGGCGTTGAACGCCTTCTGGTAGGCGTAGTCCAGTCCGAGGCCGCCGTACTCGCGCGGGAAACAAATCCCCGCGAAACCCCCCTCGTGCAGCCGCCTCTGCAGGTCCTTGGCCCGGTCCCAGGAGGACTGCTCGGCGCGGACCGAGAACGGCGGGTTGTCGGGATCGATGCGTGGCATGTTCTCGGCCAGCCACGCCCGTGCGCGGGCGGCGAACTCGTCGACCGTCTCAACGGTGCCGGTGGAGCCGGTCGATGCCATGGTCTCGGTCATGCCGTCGCCTCCGTCGTGCTGCTCAGCGCGTACACCGCGCGGTGGTGATCCTCCGGGGAGCCGAACATGGCCCGGTACAGCGCCACCCGACGCAGGTAGAGGTGCAGATCGTGTTCCCAGGTGACACCGATTCCGCCGTGCAGTTGCACACAGTCCTGCAGCATCACCGGGGCACGCTCAGCCACATAGGCTTTCGCGACGCTCACCAGCATCTCGGCGTCGGGGGTCCGCTGCGCGACCGCGCGGACGGCGCCCGCGGTGGTCGCGCGCGCCGCCTCGAACCACATCTTCATGTCGGCGGCCCGATGCTTGAGCGCCTGATAGGAGGCCAGCGGCCGGCCGAAGCTGTGCCGGTCGAACAGCCACTGGTTGGTCATCGTCAGCACCGCGTCGAGAACGCCGACGATCTCCGCGCACTGCAGAACCAGCGCGATCTGGCGCTGTCGCTCGATGATCGCCGCGGTCTGCTCGGCGGTGCCCACGACGGCGGAGTCGTCGACCTCGACCCCGTCGAACTGCACACGCGCATAACGCTTCACCAGATCCACCGAGTTCTGCGGGGTTACGGTGACGCCGACGGTGTCCGTCGGCACCAGGAACTGCCGGACAGCGCCGTCCAACTCGGCGACCGCCAGCACCGCACCGCTCTCGGCGCCGGCCTCCACCCGGTCCTTGACACCGTCGAGGCGGTAGCCGCTCGCGGTGCGGGTGGCTGTCGTCGCGGCCTGCAGCGGGGCGAAAGGACGACGCGGTTCGTACACCGCCCAGGACGCGACCAGCTCACCGGAGATCAGCGCCTCGATGGTCTGCTCGTGCCCGGTCGGTGCCTCCACGAGCCCTGCCAACACGACGCTGACCGGGTGCAGCGGACCGGGCGCGACGGTGTGGCCGATCTGCTCGGCGACCATGGCCAGATCGGCGACCCCGTCGCCGGAGACGCTGCCGCCCCCGAGTTCCTCGGGCACCAGCAGGCCGGCCCACCCCAGTTCGGCGGCACGCTGCCACCATTCGGGCTGAAACGACACCTCCGACGCATGCAGCCCGCGCACATGGGTCAGAGACGCCTGCTTCTCCAGAAAGGTCTGGGTGGTAGACGCGAACAGCAGCTGTTCCGGGTTGGCGGTTGTCATGAAACAGGCTCAGCCTCTTCGGTTTTCGGGGATGTCAGGTGAGGACGAGGGCCGGCACGTCGGGTTTGTAAACGACCTTGTTGTCGACTTTGAACAGATCGATCATGTTCTTGCCCATGACCTTTCGGACACCTTCAGCGTCCAGGCCGTGCGCTTCCAGGTCGGCGACGAGGTTCAGCGGATCGGCCAGACCTTCGGGGTGCGGCCAGTCGGACCCGAAGATCACCCGGTCGATGCCGCACAGGTCGGCCATCTTCTTGAAGTCGTCCTCCCAGAACGGCGCCACGTACACGCAGCGCTTGAAGGCCTCAACCGGGTCCTCCGGAAACTCCTGCGGCATCTTCGAGAAGACGTCCTTGAACTGGTAGAACAGGTACGGCACCCAGGAGGCGCCGTTCTCGATCGACAGGATCCGCAGATCGGGGTTTCGCGTGAACGCGCCGTGGCACACCAGCGCGGCCATGGTGTCCTCGATCGGGCGCTTGCCCATCGCCACCATCCGGAACGCCGTGGGGCGGAACGGCAGGAACTCGTCGGCAGGCTCCCAGTCGTTGAGGTATTGCGCGTAGCCGCTGTCCGAAGCGTGCATCGCCACCGGGATTCCGGCCTTGACGCACGCCTGCCAGAAGGGGTCGAACTCCTCGGTGCCGAACGATCGGGTGCCGCGGTATCCCGGGACCGGCGCGGGCCGCACCAGCACGGTCTTGGCGCCGCGCTCCAGACACCATTCGAGTTCCTCGAGCGCGCGGTCGACGATCGGAAGCGTGATCACCGGGGTCGAGAAGATCCGGTCCTGGTAGTTGAACTGCCAAGTCTCGTACATCCATTCGTTGAGCGCATGGATGATGTCGTGGATCAGTTCCGGATCGTCCTTGAGTCGTTCCTCGACCAGCGACGCCAGCGTCGGGAACATCAGGGTGTAGTCCAGGCCTAGACCGTCCATCACCTCGAGGCGGGCCTGCGGGTTGCGGAACGCGGGGATCGCCTTCATCGGCTTGCCCATGATCTCGCGGAAACTCTTGCCTCCGCTGCCGTGCCGGAAGTACTCCTCCTGGGCGCCGGGGCGCGCGACCACCTCGAAGGTCGGGTTCGGGATGTAGTCGCTGATGTGGTTGCGCACCATGATCTTGGTGCGGCCGTGCACGTCGATGTAGTCGATGACGCCCTTGCGCTTGTCCGGGAGGAACTTGGTGAGCGCCTCCTTGGGCTCGTAGAAGTGGTTGTCAGCGTCGAACACCGGATAGTCGAGGATGCGTGACGGCATGATGTGGGCTCCTCACATGACGTATTTGCACACAGTGGTAATCGCATTACCGTTCGATGGTAACGACATTACCACGCAGGTATGTAACGGCGCCAGAGCGCTCGTTGTCGGTGTTTGGGCAGTTCAGGGCGCTATCGGAGCAGGCTGCGGATGCAGAACGCGTGGACGTGAGCCCCGACTATCGGCACCCCGTTGAGCTCGGCGCCCAGGTCGCGCAGGCGGAGCGCGCCGAGGACCGTCTGCATCAGGATCGCGGCGTCGGTGTCGACGTCGAGGTCGGTGCGGAAGGACCCTTCCGCGATGCCGCGGTGCAGGATGTCGGCCACCAGTCGGTGCAGCGGGGCCAGCACCGTGGCGAATTCCTTGGGTCTGGTCTCCAGCAGGTGGTCGTTGTAGTACGTCAGGCCCCGGTTGATGCTGTCCTGGGTGCTGGACTCCGCCGGGGCGCTGATCCGATCGATGAGCCGGCGCAACGCCTCGCCGCCGTCGAGCGCGTCCGTCTCGGCGCGCCACCGTTCGGTCGCGTCGGCCATGATCTTCTCCACCAACGCCAGCAGCAGTTCGTCCTTGGTGGCGAAATGCTGATAGAAGGCGCGCAGCGAG
Protein-coding regions in this window:
- a CDS encoding Rv2578c family radical SAM protein — encoded protein: MRWAGQGVAVDDGALPGLQRMGLIRSVRTPQFDRITFHEVLCKSALNKVPDGSAHLPFRYTVNGYRGCSHACRYCFARPTHEYLDFDSGRDFDTQVVVKTNVAEVLRRELRRPSWTRETVALGTNTDPYQRAEGRYALMPGIIGALAESGTPLSILTKGTLLRRDLPMLADVAGSVDVSVAVSLAVGDPELHSQVEPGTPTPEARLGLISAIRAAGLRCHVMVAPVLPGLTDSREHLDDLLRRIAAAGGTSVTVFGLHLRGSTRGWFMDWLARAHPGLVGEYRRLYRRGAYLPAEYRAELARRSAPLMAKHGLTNGSRMSAPAAPAAAPAAVAPIQQALF
- a CDS encoding acyl-CoA dehydrogenase family protein, which codes for MTETMASTGSTGTVETVDEFAARARAWLAENMPRIDPDNPPFSVRAEQSSWDRAKDLQRRLHEGGFAGICFPREYGGLGLDYAYQKAFNAECRSYEMPLILNVPTFTICAATLLDMGSEAQKRDRISAAIRGDEILCQLLSEPSGGSDLAGVITRAEKQGDSWIINGAKTWSTSAFAADYGLLLARTDWTVPKHEGLTMFLVPLNAPGITMRRIKEVNGNEEFCEEFFDGLELGDDAVVGEVNKGWEVATRQLHHERRAVGGGSEFASGTAAENASEMPPDHVGLAEATGQGDDPRVQDLAGRALVRRIVKEQLIDHVFRSIGDGSLPPNAGTLIRLFHAETTELEVDTALAITGTAGVVDEGTADAPELAGLLDVGVRYLSRQTGSLGGGSSEMARNVIGERILGFPREFAADKGLPFNQVKRNKS
- a CDS encoding acyl-CoA dehydrogenase family protein encodes the protein MTTANPEQLLFASTTQTFLEKQASLTHVRGLHASEVSFQPEWWQRAAELGWAGLLVPEELGGGSVSGDGVADLAMVAEQIGHTVAPGPLHPVSVVLAGLVEAPTGHEQTIEALISGELVASWAVYEPRRPFAPLQAATTATRTASGYRLDGVKDRVEAGAESGAVLAVAELDGAVRQFLVPTDTVGVTVTPQNSVDLVKRYARVQFDGVEVDDSAVVGTAEQTAAIIERQRQIALVLQCAEIVGVLDAVLTMTNQWLFDRHSFGRPLASYQALKHRAADMKMWFEAARATTAGAVRAVAQRTPDAEMLVSVAKAYVAERAPVMLQDCVQLHGGIGVTWEHDLHLYLRRVALYRAMFGSPEDHHRAVYALSSTTEATA
- a CDS encoding amidohydrolase family protein, which gives rise to MPSRILDYPVFDADNHFYEPKEALTKFLPDKRKGVIDYIDVHGRTKIMVRNHISDYIPNPTFEVVARPGAQEEYFRHGSGGKSFREIMGKPMKAIPAFRNPQARLEVMDGLGLDYTLMFPTLASLVEERLKDDPELIHDIIHALNEWMYETWQFNYQDRIFSTPVITLPIVDRALEELEWCLERGAKTVLVRPAPVPGYRGTRSFGTEEFDPFWQACVKAGIPVAMHASDSGYAQYLNDWEPADEFLPFRPTAFRMVAMGKRPIEDTMAALVCHGAFTRNPDLRILSIENGASWVPYLFYQFKDVFSKMPQEFPEDPVEAFKRCVYVAPFWEDDFKKMADLCGIDRVIFGSDWPHPEGLADPLNLVADLEAHGLDAEGVRKVMGKNMIDLFKVDNKVVYKPDVPALVLT
- a CDS encoding TetR/AcrR family transcriptional regulator, giving the protein MSAKAHPDPTVQQDGPESRASRFMRSALAILGETGRTDFTVLEVVERSKTSLRAFYQHFATKDELLLALVEKIMADATERWRAETDALDGGEALRRLIDRISAPAESSTQDSINRGLTYYNDHLLETRPKEFATVLAPLHRLVADILHRGIAEGSFRTDLDVDTDAAILMQTVLGALRLRDLGAELNGVPIVGAHVHAFCIRSLLR